A DNA window from Mycolicibacter hiberniae contains the following coding sequences:
- a CDS encoding MmoB/DmpM family protein gives MTALEQDKLVGPVVRGFDPDVVAALTEAIHADNPDAAITIEDHAGYVRIHAPRFLRVTRASLESAAGQAFPLATLEPALVGFAGRIRYVGDDELHWYLDRED, from the coding sequence ATGACCGCTTTGGAACAGGACAAGCTCGTCGGTCCGGTGGTGCGCGGCTTCGACCCCGATGTCGTCGCCGCCCTGACCGAGGCCATCCACGCCGACAACCCCGATGCGGCCATCACCATCGAGGACCACGCCGGGTACGTCCGCATCCATGCCCCGCGCTTTCTGCGCGTCACCCGGGCGAGCCTGGAATCGGCTGCCGGCCAGGCATTCCCGCTGGCCACCCTGGAGCCGGCGCTGGTGGGCTTTGCCGGCCGGATCCGCTACGTCGGCGACGACGAACTGCACTGGTACCTGGACCGAGAGGACTGA
- a CDS encoding Dyp-type peroxidase, with protein sequence MPTAQPVTTPLTCAAIFLVATIDEGGETVVHDALPDLAGFARAIGFRDPTKRLSVVTSIGSDAWDRLFAGPRPAQLHPFVELTGPRHTAPATPGDLLFHIKGETLDVCFELAGRIVKAMASAITVVDEVHGFRFFDNRDLLGFVDGTENPVEEAACEATAIGDEDPDFAGGSYVHIQKYLHDMAAWEALPVTEQERVIGRTKADDIEFDDADKPANSHIALNVITDEDGNELDIVRHNMPFGSVGNGESGTYYIAYSRSPAVTEQMLRNMFFGDPPGNTDRILDFSTAVTGGMFFTPTADFLDGPPPLPGRPAPSPAQPAEPASGGSLNIGSLKGIS encoded by the coding sequence GTGCCGACTGCTCAGCCCGTCACCACTCCGCTGACCTGTGCGGCCATCTTCCTGGTCGCCACCATCGACGAGGGTGGCGAGACCGTGGTGCACGACGCGCTGCCGGACCTGGCGGGCTTCGCCCGCGCCATCGGCTTCCGCGACCCGACCAAGCGGCTGTCGGTGGTGACCTCGATCGGGTCCGACGCCTGGGACCGGCTGTTCGCCGGGCCCCGGCCGGCACAGCTGCATCCGTTCGTCGAGCTGACCGGTCCCCGTCACACCGCCCCGGCCACCCCGGGCGACCTGCTGTTCCACATCAAGGGCGAGACCCTCGACGTCTGCTTCGAGCTGGCCGGACGAATCGTCAAGGCGATGGCCAGTGCGATCACCGTGGTCGACGAGGTGCACGGCTTCCGGTTCTTCGACAACCGCGATCTGCTCGGCTTCGTCGACGGCACCGAGAACCCGGTCGAGGAGGCGGCCTGCGAGGCCACCGCGATCGGCGACGAGGACCCCGACTTCGCCGGCGGGTCGTATGTGCACATCCAGAAGTACCTACACGACATGGCGGCCTGGGAGGCGCTGCCGGTTACCGAGCAGGAACGGGTGATCGGCCGCACCAAGGCCGACGACATCGAGTTCGACGACGCGGACAAGCCGGCCAACTCCCACATCGCGCTGAACGTGATCACCGACGAGGACGGCAACGAGCTGGACATCGTGCGGCACAACATGCCGTTCGGCTCGGTGGGCAACGGCGAGTCCGGCACCTACTACATCGCCTACTCCCGTAGTCCCGCGGTCACCGAGCAGATGCTGCGCAACATGTTCTTCGGGGACCCGCCCGGCAACACCGACCGCATTCTGGATTTCTCGACCGCCGTCACCGGCGGCATGTTTTTCACCCCCACCGCAGACTTCCTCGACGGTCCGCCGCCGCTCCCGGGCCGGCCGGCCCCGAGCCCGGCGCAGCCCGCCGAGCCCGCGTCTGGGGGCTCCCTGAACATCGGCAGCCTGAAAGGAATCTCCTGA
- a CDS encoding toluene-4-monooxygenase system B family protein: protein MALLPLTALFEGDVLELLIPVDDADTVDAVSAAIAHHVVGHRVAKRDAPIRLRHNGNVLDPALAIGAAGVGPLDHVEVFYDQR from the coding sequence ATGGCGCTGCTTCCCCTGACCGCGCTGTTCGAGGGCGACGTGCTCGAACTGCTCATCCCCGTCGACGACGCCGACACCGTCGACGCCGTCAGCGCGGCGATCGCCCACCATGTGGTCGGACACCGCGTCGCCAAACGCGATGCCCCGATCCGGCTGCGCCACAACGGCAATGTGCTGGACCCGGCGTTGGCGATCGGCGCCGCCGGTGTCGGCCCACTGGACCACGTCGAGGTCTTCTATGACCAGCGTTAG
- a CDS encoding family 1 encapsulin nanocompartment shell protein — MNNLYRNLAPVTDAAWADIEQEAARTFKRHIAGRRVVDVSEPAGPTAAAVGTGRLTGIGAPADGVQAALRDSKPLVRLRVPFTLSREEIDDVERGSQDADWDPVKAAAKKLAFAEDRIVFGGYPDAAVEGIRSTSSNPELTLPEDPRDIPDVVSQALSALRLAGVDGPYSVLLSADTYTKVSETSDHGYPILEHLRRLVTGDIIWAPAIDGAFVLTTRGGDFDLRLGTDVAIGYLYHDADNVELYLEETFTFLCYTAEAAVALTA; from the coding sequence ATGAACAACCTGTATCGCAATCTGGCCCCGGTCACCGACGCGGCCTGGGCCGACATCGAGCAGGAGGCGGCCCGCACGTTCAAGCGACACATCGCCGGGCGCCGGGTAGTCGACGTCAGCGAGCCCGCCGGCCCCACGGCGGCGGCGGTGGGCACCGGCCGGCTGACCGGCATCGGCGCCCCGGCCGACGGGGTCCAGGCAGCGCTGCGGGACAGCAAACCACTGGTGCGTCTGCGGGTTCCGTTCACCCTGTCGCGGGAAGAGATCGACGACGTGGAGCGGGGCTCGCAGGACGCGGACTGGGACCCGGTCAAGGCCGCGGCCAAGAAGCTGGCATTCGCCGAGGACCGGATCGTCTTCGGCGGCTACCCGGACGCCGCCGTGGAGGGCATCCGCAGCACCAGCTCGAACCCGGAGTTGACGCTGCCCGAGGACCCGCGCGACATCCCGGACGTGGTCAGCCAGGCGCTCTCAGCGCTGCGGCTGGCCGGGGTGGACGGTCCCTACTCGGTGCTGCTGTCGGCCGACACCTACACCAAGGTCAGCGAGACCTCCGACCACGGCTATCCGATCCTGGAGCACCTGCGCCGGCTGGTGACCGGCGACATCATCTGGGCCCCGGCGATCGACGGCGCATTCGTGTTGACCACGCGCGGCGGCGATTTCGACCTGCGGTTGGGCACCGACGTGGCGATCGGCTACCTGTATCACGACGCCGACAACGTGGAGCTCTACCTGGAGGAGACCTTCACGTTCCTGTGCTACACCGCCGAGGCCGCTGTCGCGCTGACCGCCTAG
- a CDS encoding MarR family winged helix-turn-helix transcriptional regulator, with amino-acid sequence MLARRAAENHDLSSTQMRVLGWLHVGPPPAAYPTTLARELNVTDSTVSDAIAALIRKGLVVRTPDPHDRRRHDLSLTPEGRKTAAQIARWTAPAEIATSKLERAEAEQLLDTLLAVLARLHDAQMIPVTRACSTCTQLENVHADRRSYRCKVYDIPMTIPDLRVDCADHVPA; translated from the coding sequence GTGCTGGCCCGGCGAGCCGCCGAAAACCACGATCTGTCGAGCACGCAGATGCGGGTTCTGGGCTGGCTGCACGTCGGCCCGCCGCCGGCCGCCTACCCCACCACGCTGGCCCGCGAACTCAACGTCACCGATTCCACCGTGAGCGACGCCATCGCCGCGCTGATCCGCAAGGGCCTGGTGGTGCGCACCCCGGACCCCCACGACCGCCGCCGTCACGACCTGTCCCTGACCCCCGAGGGACGCAAGACTGCTGCCCAGATCGCACGTTGGACCGCACCGGCAGAGATCGCCACATCCAAGCTCGAGCGCGCCGAAGCCGAACAACTGCTGGACACGCTGCTGGCCGTGCTGGCCCGACTGCACGACGCACAGATGATTCCCGTCACCCGCGCCTGCAGCACCTGCACGCAACTGGAAAACGTGCACGCCGACCGGCGCAGCTACCGCTGCAAGGTCTACGACATTCCCATGACGATTCCGGATCTGCGAGTCGACTGCGCCGACCACGTCCCGGCATAG
- a CDS encoding ferritin family protein, with translation MTTAKTRQLKTWSIAGDTRRKPTEYEAVTGQFHYHFNRQPAPFDLDPGSPINRWYLKHREGSPLQAESWEGFRDPAALNYRRYIASQHDREVYAEGVVDHYEALDADQALAPDWVETLGRIYLPARYLFHVLQITSLYVGQLAPSAYITNAAFFQAADELRALQWIAYRAKSLSLSHDVGLANTEATRRIWETDEAWQPAREALERLLLAYDWGEAFTALNLVIKPALDALFKETFAEVANLRGDGLTAALLQESRVDTTRNQAWNAALARYALAADPANRAVIEGWIQDWRPLADRAVQGLAAALPDPDAAVERTARSVAAFTASWAD, from the coding sequence ATGACCACCGCGAAAACCCGGCAGCTCAAGACCTGGAGCATCGCCGGCGACACCCGCCGCAAACCCACCGAATACGAAGCCGTCACCGGGCAGTTCCACTATCACTTCAACCGCCAGCCGGCTCCTTTCGACCTCGACCCCGGCAGCCCGATCAACCGGTGGTATCTCAAGCACCGCGAGGGCTCGCCGCTGCAGGCCGAGAGCTGGGAGGGTTTCCGCGATCCTGCCGCGCTGAACTACCGCCGCTACATCGCGTCGCAGCACGACCGCGAGGTCTACGCCGAAGGCGTGGTCGATCACTACGAGGCACTCGATGCCGATCAGGCCCTGGCGCCCGACTGGGTCGAAACACTGGGCCGCATCTACCTGCCCGCCCGCTATCTGTTCCACGTGCTGCAGATCACCAGCCTTTACGTGGGGCAACTGGCGCCGAGCGCCTATATCACCAATGCGGCGTTCTTCCAGGCCGCCGACGAGCTGCGGGCTCTGCAGTGGATCGCCTATCGCGCCAAGTCGCTGTCGCTGAGCCACGATGTCGGATTGGCCAATACCGAAGCGACGCGGCGAATCTGGGAGACCGACGAGGCCTGGCAGCCGGCCCGGGAAGCGCTGGAACGCCTGCTGCTGGCCTATGACTGGGGAGAGGCCTTCACCGCGCTGAACCTGGTGATCAAACCGGCGCTCGACGCGCTGTTCAAGGAGACTTTCGCCGAGGTGGCCAACCTTCGCGGCGACGGCCTCACCGCGGCGCTGCTGCAGGAATCCCGGGTGGACACCACCCGCAATCAGGCCTGGAACGCCGCACTCGCCCGCTACGCGTTGGCCGCCGATCCCGCCAACCGCGCTGTCATCGAGGGCTGGATCCAGGACTGGCGCCCGCTGGCCGACCGTGCGGTGCAGGGCCTGGCCGCCGCACTGCCCGATCCGGACGCCGCCGTCGAGCGCACCGCGCGCTCGGTGGCCGCATTCACCGCCTCGTGGGCCGACTGA
- a CDS encoding M18 family aminopeptidase — MAATATGLCEFIDASPSPFHVCASVAERLRAAGYTEVAETDRWPALPGRYFTVRAGSLIAWDGAATDPGAPFRVVGAHTDSPNLRVKQRPDREVAGWHLVALEPYGGAWLNSWLDRDLGVSGRLSVRSAGSSISQHLVRIDEPILRVPQLAIHLAADRAAVALDAQRHLNAVWGAGGPARDFLRHVSERAGVDRADVLGFDLMTHDLAPATVTGVDQQFVSAPRLDNQASCYAGLEALLAARPGRYLPVLVLFDHEEVGSTSDHGAQSDLLRTVLERITLAAGGDREDFLRRLTASTMASADMAHATHPNYPDRHEPGHPIAVNAGPVLKVQPNLRYATDGRTAATFALACDQAGVALQRYEHRADLPCGSTIGPMSAAGTGIPTVDVGAAQLAMHSARELMGASDVAAYAAALTAFLAPQ, encoded by the coding sequence ATGGCTGCCACCGCGACCGGTTTGTGCGAGTTCATCGACGCCTCGCCTTCGCCGTTCCACGTCTGTGCCAGCGTCGCCGAACGCCTGCGGGCCGCCGGTTACACCGAGGTCGCCGAGACCGACCGATGGCCCGCCCTGCCCGGGCGGTACTTCACCGTCCGGGCCGGCTCGCTGATCGCCTGGGACGGCGCCGCGACGGATCCCGGGGCGCCGTTCCGGGTGGTGGGGGCGCACACCGACAGCCCCAACCTGCGGGTCAAGCAACGTCCCGACCGGGAGGTCGCCGGCTGGCATCTGGTGGCGCTGGAGCCCTACGGCGGTGCCTGGCTGAACTCGTGGCTGGACCGCGACCTGGGCGTCAGCGGGCGGCTCTCGGTGCGCAGCGCAGGCTCGTCGATCAGCCAGCACCTGGTCCGGATCGACGAACCGATTCTGCGGGTTCCCCAGCTGGCGATCCATCTGGCCGCCGACCGCGCCGCGGTCGCGCTGGACGCGCAACGCCACCTCAACGCGGTGTGGGGCGCGGGCGGCCCGGCCCGAGACTTCCTGCGCCACGTCTCCGAACGCGCCGGTGTCGATCGCGCCGACGTGCTCGGCTTCGACCTGATGACCCACGACCTGGCGCCGGCGACGGTGACCGGGGTGGACCAGCAGTTCGTCAGTGCGCCCCGGTTGGACAACCAGGCCAGCTGCTATGCCGGGCTGGAAGCCCTGCTGGCCGCCCGGCCGGGGCGCTACCTTCCGGTGCTGGTGCTCTTCGACCACGAGGAGGTGGGGTCGACCTCGGATCACGGCGCCCAGTCGGATCTGCTGCGCACGGTCCTGGAGCGGATCACCCTGGCCGCCGGCGGGGACCGCGAGGACTTTCTGCGCCGGCTGACCGCCTCCACCATGGCCTCGGCCGACATGGCGCATGCCACCCACCCCAACTACCCGGACCGCCACGAACCGGGTCATCCGATCGCGGTCAACGCCGGCCCCGTTCTGAAGGTGCAGCCCAACCTGCGCTACGCCACCGACGGCCGCACCGCGGCCACCTTCGCGCTGGCCTGCGACCAGGCAGGGGTGGCGCTGCAGCGCTACGAGCACCGAGCCGACCTGCCCTGCGGTTCGACCATCGGTCCGATGAGCGCCGCAGGTACCGGCATACCCACCGTCGACGTGGGCGCTGCGCAGCTGGCCATGCATTCGGCGCGGGAGCTGATGGGTGCCAGTGACGTGGCCGCCTACGCCGCGGCTCTGACGGCCTTCCTGGCCCCGCAGTGA
- the purQ gene encoding phosphoribosylformylglycinamidine synthase subunit PurQ, translated as MSARVGVITFPGTLDDVDAARAVRFVGAEAVSLWHADADLKGVDAVVVPGGFSYGDYLRAGAIARFAPVMGEVVAAANRGMPVLGICNGFQVLCEAGLLPGALTRNVGLHFVCRDVWLRVASTSTAWTSRFEADADLLVPLKSGEGRYVASEAVLDELEGEDRVVFRYLDNINGSLRDIAGVSSANGRVVGLMPHPEHAIEALTGPSDDGLGLFYSALDAVLAA; from the coding sequence GTGAGCGCGCGGGTCGGCGTCATCACCTTCCCCGGCACCCTCGACGACGTCGACGCCGCCCGCGCGGTGCGGTTCGTCGGTGCCGAGGCCGTCAGCCTCTGGCACGCCGACGCCGACCTCAAGGGTGTCGACGCCGTCGTGGTACCCGGTGGCTTCTCCTACGGCGACTACCTGCGGGCCGGCGCCATCGCCCGGTTCGCCCCGGTGATGGGGGAGGTGGTTGCCGCGGCCAACCGGGGAATGCCCGTGCTCGGCATCTGCAACGGTTTTCAGGTGCTCTGCGAGGCGGGCCTGCTGCCGGGTGCGCTGACCCGCAACGTCGGCCTGCACTTCGTCTGCCGCGACGTGTGGCTGCGGGTGGCATCCACCTCCACGGCCTGGACGTCGCGGTTCGAGGCCGACGCCGACCTGCTGGTGCCGCTGAAGTCCGGCGAGGGCCGCTACGTCGCCTCCGAGGCGGTGCTCGACGAACTGGAGGGCGAGGACCGGGTGGTCTTCCGCTACCTCGACAACATCAACGGCTCGCTGCGCGACATCGCCGGGGTGAGCTCGGCCAACGGCCGGGTGGTCGGGCTGATGCCGCATCCGGAGCACGCCATCGAGGCGCTGACCGGGCCGAGCGATGACGGCCTCGGACTGTTCTACTCCGCGCTGGACGCGGTGCTGGCCGCCTGA
- a CDS encoding Rieske 2Fe-2S domain-containing protein, which produces MTSVSTWTPVASLDDLWEGEVAEFEVGDRPILIAHLRGGAIRAYDGLCPHAGFPLADGDVDDEILTCGAHSWEFDLSTGAGVNPANCRLRSHPVRLEGDQIAILLTEGDR; this is translated from the coding sequence ATGACCAGCGTTAGCACCTGGACCCCGGTGGCCAGCCTCGACGACCTCTGGGAGGGCGAGGTGGCCGAATTCGAGGTGGGCGATCGGCCGATCCTGATCGCGCATCTGCGCGGGGGAGCGATCCGTGCCTACGACGGACTGTGCCCGCACGCCGGATTCCCGCTGGCCGACGGCGACGTCGACGACGAAATCCTGACGTGCGGCGCGCACAGCTGGGAATTCGACCTGTCCACCGGCGCCGGGGTCAATCCCGCCAACTGCCGGCTGCGCAGCCATCCCGTTCGCCTCGAAGGCGACCAGATCGCCATCCTGCTCACCGAAGGAGACCGCTGA
- the purL gene encoding phosphoribosylformylglycinamidine synthase subunit PurL, whose product MTSLTTPDTVEHAAATPDHPQPFAELGLKDDEYQRIRDILGRRPTDAELAMYSVMWSEHCSYKSSKVHLRYFGETTTDEMRKAMLAGIGENAGVVDIGDGWAVTFKVESHNHPSYVEPYQGAATGVGGIVRDIMAMGARPIAVMDQLRFGAADAPDTRRVLDGVVRGIGGYGNSLGLPNIGGETVFDPCYAGNPLVNALCVGVLKREDLHLAFASGAGNKIILFGARTGLDGIGGVSVLASETFGGDESGAGRKKLPSVQVGDPFTEKVLIECCLELYAAKLVVGIQDLGGAGLSCATSELASAGDGGMAIQLEKVPLRAANMTPAEVLSSESQERMCAVVAPENVDAFMAVCAKWDVLATVIGEVTDGDRLQITWHGQTVVDVPPRTVAHEGPIYHRPVERPETQDALNADRSARLVRPATGEELRATLLALLGSPHLCSRAFITEQYDRYVRGNTVLAEHADGGMLRIDETSGRGIAISTDASGRYTKLDPYAGAQLALAEAYRNVAVTGATPIAVTNCLNFGSPEDPGVMWQFAEAVRGLADGCAALGIPVTGGNVSFYNQTGATPIHPTPVVGVLGVIDDVARRIPTAFGVEPGETLILLGDTSDEFDGSIWAQVTGDHLGGLPPKVDLAREQLLAEVLSAASRDGLVSAAHDLSEGGLIQAVVESAIAGETGCRILLPEDADPFVFLFSESAGRVLVAVPRTEESRFRSMCEARGLAATRVGVVDQASQELEVQGQFTVSLAELRSISEAVLPGIFG is encoded by the coding sequence GTGACGTCCCTGACCACGCCGGACACCGTCGAACACGCCGCGGCGACGCCCGATCACCCGCAACCGTTCGCCGAGCTGGGCCTCAAAGACGACGAGTACCAGCGCATCCGCGACATCCTGGGCCGCCGCCCCACCGACGCCGAACTGGCCATGTACTCGGTGATGTGGAGCGAGCACTGCTCCTACAAGTCCTCCAAGGTGCACCTGCGCTACTTCGGGGAGACCACCACCGACGAGATGCGCAAGGCGATGCTGGCCGGTATCGGCGAGAACGCCGGCGTCGTCGACATCGGCGACGGCTGGGCGGTCACCTTCAAGGTGGAGTCGCACAACCACCCGTCCTACGTCGAGCCCTACCAGGGAGCGGCCACCGGCGTGGGGGGCATCGTGCGCGACATCATGGCGATGGGCGCCCGCCCGATCGCGGTGATGGACCAGCTGCGCTTCGGCGCCGCCGACGCGCCCGACACCCGCCGGGTGCTCGACGGCGTGGTACGCGGCATCGGCGGCTACGGCAACTCACTGGGTCTGCCCAACATCGGCGGCGAGACGGTCTTCGACCCCTGCTATGCGGGCAACCCGTTGGTCAACGCGCTGTGTGTCGGCGTGCTGAAGAGGGAAGACCTGCACCTGGCGTTCGCCTCCGGCGCCGGCAACAAGATCATCCTGTTCGGGGCGCGGACCGGGCTGGACGGCATCGGTGGGGTGTCGGTGCTCGCATCGGAAACTTTCGGCGGCGACGAGAGCGGTGCGGGCCGCAAGAAGCTCCCGTCGGTTCAGGTCGGCGATCCGTTCACCGAGAAGGTGCTCATCGAGTGCTGCCTGGAGCTGTACGCCGCCAAGCTGGTGGTCGGCATTCAGGACCTCGGGGGAGCCGGGTTGTCTTGCGCGACTTCCGAGTTGGCCTCCGCCGGTGACGGCGGCATGGCGATTCAGCTGGAGAAGGTGCCGCTGCGCGCGGCGAACATGACCCCGGCGGAAGTGCTGTCCAGCGAGTCGCAGGAACGTATGTGCGCCGTGGTCGCCCCGGAGAATGTGGATGCCTTCATGGCGGTCTGCGCCAAGTGGGACGTGCTCGCCACGGTCATCGGCGAGGTGACCGACGGCGACCGGTTGCAGATCACCTGGCACGGACAGACCGTCGTGGACGTGCCGCCGCGCACGGTTGCCCACGAAGGCCCGATCTATCACCGCCCGGTCGAGCGCCCGGAGACCCAGGACGCCCTCAACGCGGACCGCTCCGCGCGCCTGGTGCGCCCGGCGACCGGGGAGGAGCTGCGCGCGACGCTGCTTGCCCTGCTGGGCAGTCCGCACCTGTGCAGCAGGGCGTTCATCACCGAGCAGTACGACCGTTACGTGCGCGGCAACACCGTGTTGGCCGAGCATGCCGACGGCGGAATGCTGCGGATCGACGAGACGTCCGGGCGCGGTATCGCGATCTCCACCGATGCCTCCGGCCGCTACACCAAGCTCGACCCCTACGCCGGCGCGCAGCTGGCGCTGGCCGAGGCCTACCGCAACGTGGCCGTCACCGGCGCCACGCCGATCGCCGTCACCAACTGCCTGAACTTCGGCTCGCCGGAAGACCCAGGGGTGATGTGGCAGTTCGCCGAGGCCGTCCGCGGTCTGGCCGACGGCTGTGCGGCACTGGGTATTCCGGTGACCGGCGGCAATGTGAGCTTCTACAACCAGACCGGCGCCACCCCCATCCACCCCACCCCGGTGGTCGGGGTGCTCGGCGTCATCGACGACGTCGCCCGGCGGATTCCGACCGCCTTCGGCGTCGAGCCCGGCGAGACGCTGATCCTGCTCGGCGACACCAGCGACGAGTTCGACGGATCGATCTGGGCGCAGGTGACCGGCGACCACCTCGGTGGGCTGCCGCCGAAGGTCGACCTCGCGCGCGAGCAGCTGCTCGCAGAAGTTCTCAGTGCGGCATCGCGCGACGGTCTGGTGTCGGCCGCCCACGACCTGAGCGAAGGCGGGCTGATCCAGGCCGTGGTCGAATCGGCGATCGCCGGTGAGACCGGATGCCGCATCCTGCTTCCCGAAGACGCCGATCCGTTCGTCTTCCTGTTCTCCGAGTCGGCGGGCAGGGTGCTGGTGGCGGTGCCGCGCACCGAGGAGAGCCGGTTCCGTTCCATGTGCGAGGCGCGCGGCCTGGCAGCCACCCGCGTCGGCGTGGTTGACCAGGCGTCGCAGGAGCTGGAGGTCCAGGGCCAGTTCACTGTGTCGCTGGCAGAGCTGCGCAGCATTTCCGAAGCAGTGCTGCCGGGGATCTTCGGATAG
- a CDS encoding aromatic/alkene/methane monooxygenase hydroxylase/oxygenase subunit alpha, translating to MPKLSRSDWYDLARDTNWTFRYVTEEEVFPEDLSGTHRVPAEAWLKWDEPYKVGYREYVHNQVTKDTTTYSLKNAIGRSKLFEQLDPGWKSVIVAHYGAITMPEYLASIGEARMGRFGRSAAWRNTATFGTLDEVRHGQIQAFFPYGLLDKEPRGDWALKAFHTNNWIVLAVRYLFDDMFVANDALSIALQLTFTLETGFTNLQFLGMAADAIDVGDLEFGALISSIQTDEARHAQQGEPTIKVLTDSGEGAWGQFLIDHMFWRSWRIFALLTGLSMDYYTPLESRRMSFKEFIEDWVVKQFADQFRDYGLELPWYWEEFINELTWYHHAIHLGVWYYRPTVWWNPDAGVSEEERLWLEEKYPGWNRDFGKHWDVITDNIRNGDIAATLPETLPITCNLCQLPIVRAAGVIVGAHTDAAPLTHVHNDRKYLFCSEPCRWIFTQRPDRFAGHQSLIDRVLSGEISPPDLGTVLQYFGLSAEEQGQDADNYRWAQHGARPGSKV from the coding sequence ATGCCCAAACTTTCGCGCAGCGATTGGTACGACTTAGCCCGCGACACCAACTGGACGTTTCGCTATGTGACCGAGGAGGAGGTGTTCCCCGAAGACCTCTCCGGCACCCACCGGGTTCCCGCCGAGGCCTGGCTCAAGTGGGACGAGCCCTACAAAGTCGGCTACCGCGAGTACGTGCACAACCAGGTGACCAAGGACACCACCACCTACTCGCTGAAGAACGCCATCGGGCGGTCCAAGCTGTTCGAACAGCTCGACCCGGGCTGGAAGTCGGTCATCGTGGCGCACTACGGCGCCATCACCATGCCCGAATACCTGGCCTCCATCGGCGAAGCGCGAATGGGCCGCTTCGGCCGCTCGGCGGCGTGGCGCAACACCGCAACCTTCGGCACCCTCGACGAGGTCCGGCACGGTCAGATCCAGGCATTCTTCCCCTACGGCCTGCTCGACAAAGAGCCGCGCGGCGACTGGGCGCTCAAGGCGTTCCACACCAACAACTGGATCGTCCTGGCGGTGCGCTACCTGTTCGACGACATGTTCGTGGCCAACGACGCGCTGTCGATCGCGCTGCAGTTGACCTTCACCCTGGAGACCGGATTCACCAACCTGCAGTTCCTCGGGATGGCAGCCGACGCCATCGACGTCGGCGACCTGGAGTTCGGCGCCCTGATCAGCTCCATCCAGACCGACGAAGCGCGCCACGCCCAGCAGGGCGAGCCGACGATCAAGGTGCTCACCGACAGCGGCGAGGGCGCGTGGGGGCAGTTCCTGATCGACCACATGTTCTGGCGGTCGTGGCGCATCTTCGCGCTGCTGACGGGTCTGTCGATGGATTACTACACCCCGCTGGAAAGTCGGCGAATGAGCTTCAAGGAGTTCATCGAGGACTGGGTGGTCAAGCAGTTCGCCGACCAATTCCGTGACTATGGCCTCGAATTGCCCTGGTACTGGGAAGAATTCATCAACGAACTGACCTGGTACCACCACGCCATCCATCTGGGCGTGTGGTACTACCGGCCCACGGTGTGGTGGAACCCCGACGCCGGGGTCTCCGAGGAGGAGCGGCTGTGGCTGGAGGAGAAGTACCCCGGCTGGAACCGTGACTTCGGCAAGCACTGGGACGTCATCACCGACAACATCCGCAACGGCGACATCGCCGCCACGTTGCCCGAGACCCTGCCGATCACCTGCAACCTGTGCCAACTGCCCATCGTGCGCGCCGCCGGCGTGATCGTCGGTGCCCACACCGATGCGGCCCCGCTGACCCACGTGCACAACGACCGCAAGTACCTGTTCTGCTCGGAGCCCTGCCGGTGGATCTTCACCCAGCGGCCCGACCGCTTCGCCGGTCACCAGTCGCTGATCGACCGGGTGCTCTCCGGTGAGATCAGCCCGCCCGACCTCGGCACCGTTTTGCAGTACTTCGGGCTCTCGGCCGAAGAGCAGGGCCAGGACGCCGACAACTACCGGTGGGCACAGCACGGTGCCCGCCCAGGATCGAAGGTCTGA
- the purS gene encoding phosphoribosylformylglycinamidine synthase subunit PurS, which yields MARVVVHVMPKAEILDPQGQAILGALSRLGHTGVSDVRQGKRFELEVDDSIDDATLAEIAESLLANTVIEDFTVSRETP from the coding sequence GTGGCCCGGGTGGTTGTGCACGTGATGCCCAAAGCCGAGATCCTCGACCCGCAGGGTCAGGCCATCCTCGGAGCGCTTTCTCGCCTCGGCCACACCGGCGTGTCGGACGTCCGGCAGGGCAAGCGTTTCGAGCTCGAGGTCGATGACTCGATCGACGATGCCACGCTGGCCGAGATCGCCGAGTCTCTGCTGGCCAACACGGTGATCGAGGACTTCACCGTCAGCCGGGAGACGCCGTGA